A window of Silurus meridionalis isolate SWU-2019-XX chromosome 28, ASM1480568v1, whole genome shotgun sequence contains these coding sequences:
- the dnaja1 gene encoding dnaJ homolog subfamily A member 1, protein MVKETGFYDVLGVNPSASADELKKAYRKLALKYHPDKNPAEGEKFKQISQAYEVLSDTQKREVYDRGGEAAIKEGGNGGGGGGVGGFSSPMDIFDMFFGGGGRMRRERRGKNIVHQLTVPLEDLYNGATRKLALQKNVICERCEGRGGRKGAVEVCPTCRGTGVQVRLHQLLPGMVQQLSSICGSCKGQGQRMSHRDRCKACTGRKILRQKKILEVHIDKGMKDGQKIVFHGEGDQEPGLEPGDIIIVLEQKAHPVFTRQDMDLIMTMELQLIESLCGFQKPVQTLNNRTLLITSHPGELIRPGDKKCVLNEGMPLHRRPFEKGRLIILFKVVFPEANFLPMNKLKQLEQFFPSASEKSEPESMDDDLYIYAELEDCDPTQERRRQRYIEEDEDDFHPGGGVQCQTS, encoded by the exons ATGGTGAAGGAGACGGGTTTTTATGACGTCCTGGGTGTGAATCCCAGCGCCAGTGCTGACGAGCTGAAGAAAGCGTATCGCAAACTAGCCTTGAAATACCACCCGGATAAAAACCCAGCCGAGGGGGAGAAG TTTAAACAGATCTCTCAGGCATACGAGGTTCTGTCTGACACGCAGAAGAGAGAAGTGTACGATCGAGGAGGAGAGGCGGCCATTAAGGAGGGTgggaatggaggaggaggaggtggagttgGAGGCTTCAGCTCCCCAATGGACATTTTCGACATGTTCTTCGGAGGAGGAGGTCGCATGCGGCGGGAGAGGAGAG GAAAGAACATCGTGCATCAGCTGACCGTGCCACTGGAGGATCTCTACAACGGAGCCACCAGAAAACTGGCCTTGCAGAAAAACGTCATCTGTGAGCGATGTGAAG GCCGCGGGGGGCGTAAAGGTGCGGTGGAGGTGTGTCCCACCTGCAGGGGGACAGGTGTCCAGGTGAGGCTGCATCAGTTACTCCCTGGGATGGTGCAGCAGCTCTCCAGCATCTGTGGTAGCTGCAAGGGTCAGGGCCAGCGCATGAGCCACCGCGACCGCTGCAAAGCCTGCACCGGGCGCAAAATCCTGCGTCAGAAGAAGATCCTAGAGGTGCACATTGATAAAG GTATGAAAGATGGACAGAAGATTGTTTTCCATGGGGAAGGAGACCAGGAACCGGGACTTGAACCTGGTGACATCATTATTGTCTTGGAGCAGAAGGCACATCCTGTCTTCACCAG ACAGGACATGGATCTGATCATGACCATGGAGCTTCAGCTCATAGAGTCATTGTGTGGCTTCCAGAAACCCGTCCAAACGCTGAACAACAGAACTCTGCTCATCACCTCACACCCAG GTGAGCTGATCAGACCAGGTGATAAGAAGTGTGTGCTGAATGAGGGGATGCCCCTGCACCGCCGCCCTTTCGAGAAAGGCAGACTCATCATCCTCTTTAAA GTCGTCTTCCCTGAGGCGAACTTCCTCCCCATGAACAAGCTGAAGCAGTTGGAGCAGTTTTTCCCCTCTGCGTCGGAGAAAAGCGAGCCAGAGAGCATGGACGATGACCTGTACATCTACGCCGAGCTCGAGGACTGTGACCCGACCCAGGAGCGCCGCCGTCAGCGTTACATCGAGGAGGACGAGGACGACTTCCACCCCGGAGGAGGGGTACAGTGCCAAACCTCATAG
- the patl1 gene encoding LOW QUALITY PROTEIN: protein PAT1 homolog 1 (The sequence of the model RefSeq protein was modified relative to this genomic sequence to represent the inferred CDS: inserted 1 base in 1 codon): MFRFQSFDDDCTLEEEEEGLVGEEEEIDQFNDDTFGAGAIDDDWQEEHARLAELDERDGLLGGGDASSVVPPPPESVPLPSSLPPLPSSLPPPSTSSLSLLGSEDKAGGDLAESLAHLILDSDPAIAEVGAAELDRSHLPPSALTNQALPAGLSGMSHSLLSYQQQQHLLHRGTVPLQQMNSHSIWENNIGFGPVSVTHGLVTHMEDSPLMSMMKELPKRTPPISREEGRDXSERVPPPRSSSPVIGSPPVRAIPIGTPPKQPMSHALNQQIHHPTAVHVRAPVPHRFPPPFPERLSPNTLLNMANSPLCRPPFPAGVAPVLSQIQRAQLLNSQVGPFSRGPAPPMLPGAAGGFRPYFGQPPPRVGLHGPHGPHPNHAPPPIRHNTTHLHPQHRRMLTQRMQSRGGARVGGGGDRRIRDPYSNLMTQKEKEWVARIQMMQLQSTDPYLDDYYYQNYYEKMEKRQERDRDSSRKEHATKLITPQVAKIEHTYRPVQFAGSLGKLTVSSVNNPRKMIDAVVTSRTDDEEKREKQVWNKRRQILYTVEKMYSLLLEVQDFEKKFLQTPEEEREALLEQHKTNMLQLYNSLREKEWDNRVNDEQCLMIMSVRKGKRLIARLLPFLPSSQAAVVVMGIARNLPALAKKDKHDQVLCWLVEPVAGVIHSMSSSALTDLLQELQGSDGHFPRVLQNKFGVTLLYLILSEGERMQSSDPNCQLMDDNRWTELVFSITRELLQVPSSSLSPPLFTPPNLLSLFSRYVDRQRLEQLQEKLQITALSR; this comes from the exons ATGTTCCGTTTTCAG TCCTTTGATGATGACTGCaccctggaggaggaggaggagggtctGGTAGGGGAAGAAGAGGAAATCGACCAGTTCAACGATGACACGTTTGGTGCCGGAGCCATCG ATGATGACTGGCAGGAGGAGCATGCACGCCTGGCCGAGCTGGATGAGAGAGACGGGTTATTGGGAGGAGGCGACGCGTCGTCCGTGGTCCCTCCTCCGCCCGAGAGCGTCCCTCTCCCGTCTTCTCTTCCCCCTCTCCCGTCTTCTCTTCCCCCTCCTTCCACGTCCTCCCTCTCTCTGCTCGGCTCTGAGGACAAGGCCGGGGGAGATTTGGCCGAGTCTTTGGCTCACCTCATCCTCGACTCGGATCCTGCCATCGCAGAGGTGGGTGCGGCCGAGCTGGACAGATCCCACCTTCCCCCGTCAGCACTGACCAATCAGGCTTTACCTGCGGGTTTGAGTGGCATGTCCCACTCGCTGCTCAGCTACCAGCAACAACAACACCTCCTGCACAGAGGGACAGTGCCACTGCAgcag ATGAACTCGCACAGTATTTGGGAGAACAACATAGGCTTTGGTCCTGTTAGTGTTACACATGGACTCGTCACGCACATggag GATTCTCCTTTAATGTCCATGATGAAAGAACTTCCAAAACGGACTCCTCCAATTAGCAGGGAGGAGGGGCGTG TGTCTGAAAGAGTCCCGCCCCCTCGTTCCTCCTCACCCGTAATTGGAAGTCCTCCTGTCCGAGCGATACCGATCGGAACTCCGCCCAAACAGCCCATGAGCCACGCCCTGAATCAGCAG ATTCACCATCCGACTGCGGTGCATGTCAGAGCTCCAGTTCCTCACCGTTTCCCTCCTCCCTTCCCCGAGCGCCTCTCACCCAACACCCTGCTGAACATGGCT aACTCTCCTCTGTGTCGTCCTCCGTTCCCGGCTGGAGTCGCTCCTGTCCTCTCTCAGATACAGCGAGCACAACTGCTCAACTCTCAg gtgggTCCATTTTCCCGTGGTCCTGCTCCTCCCATGCTGCCTGGTGCTGCTGGAGGCTTTAGGCCTTACTTTGGGCAGCCGCCTCCTAGAGTGGGTCTTCACGGCCCTCACGGCCCTCATCCTAACCACGCCCCTCCACCTATCCGCCACAACACCACCCACCTCCACCCCCAGCACCGCAGGATGCTCACGCAGAGGATGCAGAGCAGAGG TGGTGCGAGAGTTGGAGGAGGAGGGGACAGGAGGATCAGGGACCCCTACAGTAATCTGATGACTCAGAAGGAGAAGGAATGGGTGGCTCGCATTCAGATGATGCAGCTGCAGAGCACTGATCCTTACCTGGACGACTACTActaccag AATTATTATGAAAAGATGGAGAAACGTCAGGAGCGAGATCGAGACAGCAGCAGGAAGGAGCATGCCACCAAACTCATCACTCCTCAGGTGGCCAAGATTGAGCACACCTACCGcccag tgcaGTTCGCCGGTTCTCTGGGTAAGCTCACCGTGTCCAGTGTGAACAATCCGAGGAAGATGATAGACGCCGTGGTGACGAGTCGCACCGATGACGAG gagaagagagagaagcaggTGTGGAATAAGAGACGGCAGATCCTCTACACTGTGGAGAAG atgtacagTCTGCTTCTGGAGGTTCAGGACTTCGAGAAGAAGTTTCTTCAAACCCCAGAAGAGGAAAGAGAAGCTCTGCTGGAGCAGCACAAAACCAACATGCTGCAGCTCTACAACTCGCTGCGAGAGAAGGAGTGGGACAACAG agtgaatGATGAGCAGTGCTTGATGATCATGTCTGTGCGTAAAGGAAAACGCCTCATCGCTAGGCTCCTCCCCTTCCTGCCTTCATCCCAAGCTGCTGTGGTCGTCATGGGAATCGCTCGCAATCTTCCTGCTCTGGCCAAGAAGGACAAGCATGATCAG gtgctgtGCTGGTTGGTGGAGCCGGTTGCAGGTGTGATCCATTCCATGTCGAGCTCCGCCCTCACTGACCTGCTGCAGGAGCTGCAGGGGAGCGACGGCCACTTTCCCCGCGTGCTGCAAAacaaa TTTGGTGTGACGCTGCTTTACCTGATCCtgagcgagggagagagaatgCAGAGCTCCGATCCCAACTGTCAGCTCATGGATGATAACCGCTG GACGGAGTTGGTGTTCTCAATAACGAGGGAGCTGCTCCAGgttccctcctcctccttgtCTCCTCCTCTCTTCACCCCGCCcaacctcctctctctcttctctcgcTACGTCGACCGCCAGAGGCTCGAGCAGCTGCAGGAGAAACTACA GATCACTGCCTTGTCCAGGTAG